A section of the Pseudomonas prosekii genome encodes:
- a CDS encoding cyclase family protein, with amino-acid sequence MLNRLILPFTLLFSFSAAHAADAEKWYPSKYGADDEIGALNLLNADSVLNAAKLIKTGKTYPLAVPIDKTLPAFRHRSFNLTNVQPGEAGGTTMGPNKFTFNDELVVGWTGVGTQLNGIGHIGIDYVYYNGNRAADFVTVEGVKKLGIEKVPPIVTRGVVLDMTAVYGTPIVPEKTEFSVADIQKALDLQGVTIQKGDVVLFNTGWLELLGKDDKKFLAVEPGIGMAAAKWLVDKQIVAFGGDTWASEIYPAKDGQEFPVNQYMLAKNGIYNLELIDSRALVKDKAWEFMFVLGQPLYKGSTQVNINPVAIH; translated from the coding sequence ATGCTCAATCGTTTGATCCTGCCATTCACCTTGCTCTTCTCGTTCAGCGCCGCCCATGCCGCCGATGCCGAAAAATGGTACCCGTCAAAATACGGTGCTGACGACGAAATCGGTGCGCTGAATCTGTTGAACGCCGACTCGGTGCTCAACGCCGCCAAACTGATCAAGACCGGCAAAACCTATCCGCTCGCCGTGCCGATCGACAAAACGCTGCCAGCCTTCCGTCATCGCAGTTTCAACCTGACCAACGTCCAGCCGGGCGAGGCCGGCGGCACGACGATGGGGCCGAACAAATTCACTTTCAACGATGAGCTGGTGGTCGGCTGGACCGGCGTCGGCACGCAGCTCAACGGTATCGGCCATATCGGCATCGATTACGTCTACTACAACGGCAACCGCGCCGCCGATTTCGTCACCGTCGAAGGCGTGAAAAAACTCGGCATCGAGAAGGTGCCGCCGATTGTCACCCGTGGCGTGGTGCTGGACATGACCGCCGTGTACGGCACGCCAATCGTCCCGGAAAAAACCGAATTCAGCGTCGCCGATATCCAGAAAGCTCTCGACCTGCAAGGCGTGACCATCCAGAAGGGCGATGTGGTGTTGTTCAACACCGGTTGGCTGGAACTGCTCGGCAAGGACGACAAAAAATTCCTCGCCGTCGAGCCGGGCATCGGCATGGCTGCCGCGAAATGGCTGGTCGACAAACAGATCGTCGCGTTCGGCGGGGACACCTGGGCGTCGGAGATCTACCCGGCGAAAGACGGCCAGGAATTCCCGGTCAACCAGTACATGCTCGCCAAGAACGGCATCTATAACCTCGAGTTGATCGACAGCCGCGCGCTGGTCAAAGACAAGGCCTGGGAGTTCATGTTCGTCCTCGGCCAGCCGCTGTACAAAGGCTCGACCCAGGTCAACATCAACCCGGTCGCGATTCACTGA
- a CDS encoding SDR family NAD(P)-dependent oxidoreductase: protein MKIDLTGKLAIVSGSTAGIGLGISKALAESGATVVVIGRDSAKVEQALASILHDVPGAQLRSLTADLGTAEGAEKLFAAEPHADILVNNLGIFNEVDFFDAPDSEWTRFYEVNVISGVRLARHYTPQMVNNGWGRVIFLSSESGVAIPADMINYGVTKSANLAVSHGLAKRLAGTGVTVNAILPGPTFTDGLEEMLKDATAESGRSAREEADAFVRKARPSSIIQRVADVAEVANLVAYIASPLSSATTGAALRVDGGVVDSMAI from the coding sequence ATGAAAATTGATCTGACTGGAAAACTCGCGATTGTCAGCGGCAGCACCGCTGGCATTGGCTTGGGCATCAGCAAGGCGCTGGCCGAATCCGGCGCGACGGTGGTGGTGATCGGCCGCGACTCGGCCAAGGTTGAGCAGGCGTTGGCGAGCATTCTCCACGACGTGCCGGGCGCGCAATTGCGGAGCCTGACCGCCGACCTCGGCACTGCCGAAGGCGCCGAAAAACTCTTCGCCGCCGAACCGCACGCCGACATCCTGGTCAACAACCTCGGGATCTTCAACGAGGTGGACTTCTTCGACGCGCCGGACAGCGAATGGACGCGCTTCTATGAAGTCAACGTGATCTCTGGCGTCCGACTGGCGCGGCATTACACGCCGCAGATGGTCAACAACGGCTGGGGCCGGGTGATCTTCCTGTCCTCGGAATCCGGCGTGGCGATCCCGGCGGACATGATCAACTACGGCGTGACCAAAAGCGCCAACCTGGCGGTGTCGCATGGCTTGGCCAAACGCCTGGCGGGCACTGGTGTGACGGTCAATGCGATTTTGCCTGGCCCGACGTTCACGGATGGTCTGGAAGAAATGCTCAAGGACGCCACCGCCGAATCCGGCCGCAGCGCCCGCGAAGAGGCCGACGCTTTTGTCCGCAAGGCGCGGCCAAGCTCGATCATCCAGCGCGTCGCGGACGTCGCCGAAGTGGCGAATCTGGTCGCTTACATTGCATCGCCTCTGTCCTCGGCAACCACTGGCGCTGCGTTGCGCGTTGATGGCGGCGTCGTCGACAGCATGGCAATCTGA
- a CDS encoding HAD-IA family hydrolase has translation MSAQKSVFNTSYRAFLFDMDGTVLNSIAAAERVWAAWAERHGLDVVTFLPTIHGARAIDTINRQALPGIDAEAEARFITEAEVEDVEGIVEVANAAKFLKTLPAQQWAIVTSAPRALALRRMAAAGIPEPAMMVTAEDVKAGKPDPAGYRLAAQRLGVDVTECLIFEDATVGIQAAEAAGADVLVITSTHEHPLETPHATLASYDAVEVVVDADGRLRLQPT, from the coding sequence TTGTCTGCTCAAAAATCTGTTTTCAACACCTCATACCGCGCGTTTCTGTTCGACATGGACGGCACCGTGCTCAACTCCATCGCCGCCGCCGAGCGCGTCTGGGCCGCGTGGGCCGAGCGTCACGGCCTCGACGTTGTGACGTTTTTGCCGACCATCCACGGTGCGCGCGCCATCGATACGATCAATCGCCAGGCCTTGCCCGGAATTGATGCAGAAGCCGAGGCAAGGTTTATCACCGAAGCGGAAGTCGAGGACGTAGAAGGCATTGTCGAAGTCGCCAACGCGGCGAAATTCCTCAAAACCTTGCCTGCGCAGCAGTGGGCAATCGTGACGTCGGCACCGAGGGCTTTGGCGTTGCGGCGGATGGCGGCGGCGGGGATTCCCGAGCCGGCAATGATGGTCACGGCCGAGGACGTGAAGGCCGGCAAGCCTGATCCTGCGGGTTATCGGCTGGCCGCTCAGCGGTTGGGCGTGGACGTGACCGAATGCCTGATTTTCGAAGATGCGACCGTGGGTATTCAAGCGGCGGAAGCGGCTGGCGCTGATGTGTTGGTGATCACCTCGACTCACGAGCATCCGCTGGAAACGCCGCACGCGACATTGGCCAGTTACGATGCGGTCGAAGTCGTCGTAGATGCGGATGGCCGACTGCGCTTGCAGCCGACTTGA
- a CDS encoding LysR substrate-binding domain-containing protein: MIDIRQLRYFVAVAEEEHVGRAAERLHISQSPLSRQIAQLEERLGLTLFERSQQRIRLTRDGQTFLAETRALLTHANRLESLGKRLGRGEEGGLCIGYIENAMHAGVLPNALRVLRVDRPNVHVALYNLSSAEQLEGLRQRSLDIALVSEPPVADDPDLLGFQVLDDPMLLALPEHHPLAQQPTLRAEDLADQEWIGVQHRQNCASREDFISACIRAGFTPDIRMEATEPFTALGLVASGLGIAMIQKGLSRNAPPGVVLRDVPWISFTTPLWAAWHRINLRPLVETFRKVLTEPVSSTD, from the coding sequence ATGATCGACATCCGCCAATTGCGCTACTTCGTCGCCGTCGCCGAGGAAGAACACGTCGGTCGCGCCGCCGAACGTTTGCACATTTCGCAATCGCCGCTGAGTCGGCAGATCGCTCAACTCGAAGAGCGTTTGGGCCTGACGCTGTTCGAACGCAGCCAGCAGCGCATCCGCTTGACCCGCGACGGCCAGACTTTTCTCGCCGAAACTCGCGCCTTGCTGACCCACGCCAACCGCCTCGAATCCTTGGGCAAACGCCTGGGTCGTGGCGAAGAAGGCGGTTTGTGCATCGGCTATATCGAGAACGCCATGCACGCCGGCGTGCTGCCGAATGCGTTGCGCGTGTTGCGCGTGGATCGGCCCAATGTGCACGTCGCGTTGTACAACCTCAGCTCCGCCGAACAACTCGAAGGCCTACGCCAGCGTAGTCTGGATATCGCTTTGGTCAGTGAACCGCCCGTCGCCGATGACCCGGATTTGTTGGGTTTTCAGGTACTGGACGACCCGATGCTGCTGGCATTGCCGGAGCATCATCCGTTGGCGCAGCAGCCAACTTTGCGCGCGGAAGACCTCGCTGATCAGGAATGGATTGGCGTGCAGCATCGGCAAAATTGTGCGAGCCGCGAAGACTTTATCAGCGCCTGTATCCGCGCCGGTTTTACCCCGGATATTCGTATGGAAGCGACCGAGCCGTTTACCGCGCTGGGGCTGGTGGCGTCGGGGCTGGGGATCGCGATGATTCAGAAAGGCTTGAGCCGCAACGCCCCGCCGGGCGTAGTGTTGCGAGACGTGCCGTGGATTTCGTTCACCACACCCTTGTGGGCGGCATGGCACCGGATCAACCTGCGACCGCTGGTGGAAACGTTCCGCAAAGTGCTGACTGAACCGGTTTCGTCGACCGACTGA
- a CDS encoding aldo/keto reductase: MSLKDKLPGALGFGTAPLGNMFRAIPEEEAQATVHAAWDAGVRYFDTAPFYGSGLSEIRLGAALAQYNRDDYVLSSKVGRVILDEIEDTASRDLGEKSGVFEHGRPNKIVNDYSADATLRSIEDSLKRLQTDRLDIVWIHDIAQDFYGDQWLEYFNQARTGAFKVLTRLREEGVIKGWGLGVNKVEPCELTLDLTEAQPDGFLLAGRYTLLDHDRALQRLMESALAQNVEIVVGGPYSSGILAGGAHFEYQQASPAIINKVEQIKRIAAAHGVSIKAAALQFSLANPAVAAVIPGASRPERIAEDVAALNEVIPAAFWQALRDSKLISERAPLPIIGA; the protein is encoded by the coding sequence ATGAGCTTGAAAGACAAACTGCCCGGCGCGCTGGGTTTCGGCACCGCACCACTCGGCAACATGTTCCGCGCCATCCCTGAAGAAGAAGCGCAAGCCACCGTGCACGCTGCCTGGGATGCTGGCGTGCGCTACTTCGACACCGCGCCGTTCTACGGTTCGGGCCTCTCGGAAATTCGCTTGGGCGCCGCATTGGCCCAGTACAACCGCGACGACTACGTGCTCAGCAGCAAGGTTGGCCGGGTAATTCTCGATGAAATCGAAGACACCGCATCGCGCGATCTGGGCGAGAAGAGCGGCGTGTTCGAACACGGCCGGCCGAACAAAATCGTCAACGACTACAGCGCCGACGCGACCCTGCGTTCGATTGAAGACAGCCTCAAGCGTCTGCAAACCGATCGCCTCGACATTGTCTGGATTCACGACATCGCCCAGGATTTCTACGGTGATCAGTGGCTGGAATACTTCAATCAGGCGCGCACCGGCGCGTTCAAAGTGCTCACCCGTTTGCGTGAAGAAGGCGTGATCAAGGGCTGGGGTCTGGGCGTGAACAAGGTCGAACCTTGCGAACTGACCCTCGACCTGACCGAAGCGCAGCCGGACGGTTTCCTCTTGGCCGGCCGCTACACGTTGCTCGACCACGACCGCGCGTTGCAGCGTTTGATGGAGTCGGCACTGGCGCAAAACGTTGAAATCGTCGTCGGCGGTCCGTACAGCTCGGGCATCCTCGCCGGCGGTGCGCACTTTGAGTACCAGCAAGCCAGCCCGGCGATTATCAACAAAGTCGAGCAAATCAAGCGCATCGCCGCGGCTCACGGCGTCAGCATCAAAGCGGCGGCGTTGCAGTTTTCCCTGGCGAACCCGGCGGTCGCTGCGGTGATTCCTGGGGCCAGCCGTCCCGAGCGAATTGCCGAAGATGTCGCGGCGTTGAACGAAGTGATTCCTGCAGCGTTCTGGCAGGCACTGCGTGATTCGAAGCTGATTTCCGAACGCGCGCCACTGCCGATCATTGGAGCTTGA
- a CDS encoding response regulator yields MNPITMAGEPGPGGLILVVEDDPLILEFLCEILQEEGFAVEPQISADAATLYLEENADKISLLLTDITMPGKRNGADLANDFGDRWPEKPIMIMSGFETPETSGVRHEVSFIKKPWALGQLLDCVEGALKSRTAP; encoded by the coding sequence ATGAATCCAATAACAATGGCGGGCGAGCCGGGTCCTGGCGGCTTGATTCTGGTAGTGGAGGACGACCCGTTGATCCTGGAGTTTCTGTGCGAGATTCTGCAGGAAGAAGGTTTTGCCGTAGAGCCGCAGATCAGCGCGGACGCGGCGACGTTGTACCTCGAAGAAAACGCCGATAAGATCAGCCTGTTGCTGACCGACATCACCATGCCCGGCAAGCGCAACGGCGCCGACCTGGCGAATGATTTCGGCGATCGCTGGCCGGAAAAACCGATCATGATCATGTCCGGTTTCGAGACGCCGGAAACTTCCGGGGTGCGTCACGAGGTGTCGTTCATCAAGAAGCCTTGGGCGCTGGGGCAGTTGCTCGATTGCGTTGAAGGCGCATTGAAATCGCGCACCGCGCCTTAG
- a CDS encoding SRPBCC family protein has protein sequence MATASAFIDIPASADEVWQLIGGFDTLPNWLPFIPKSELSEGGRVRTLQTADGAVVVERLQTFDNAAKTYSYSIEQAPFPATDYLATLRVEAQGQGARVTWSGRFNAKGVTDAEVEALFDGIYKGGLEALRANYPA, from the coding sequence ATGGCAACTGCATCAGCATTTATCGACATCCCGGCTTCGGCCGACGAAGTGTGGCAATTGATCGGCGGCTTCGACACGTTGCCGAACTGGCTGCCGTTCATTCCCAAGAGTGAACTGAGTGAAGGCGGGCGCGTGCGCACCCTGCAAACGGCGGACGGCGCGGTGGTCGTCGAGCGTTTGCAAACGTTCGACAACGCGGCAAAAACCTACAGCTACTCGATTGAACAAGCGCCATTCCCGGCGACCGATTACCTGGCGACATTGCGCGTAGAAGCGCAAGGGCAGGGCGCGCGGGTAACGTGGTCCGGTCGTTTTAACGCCAAAGGCGTGACCGATGCCGAAGTGGAAGCGCTGTTCGACGGCATCTACAAGGGCGGCCTCGAAGCCCTGCGCGCGAACTACCCGGCCTAA